A stretch of Phoenix dactylifera cultivar Barhee BC4 chromosome 16, palm_55x_up_171113_PBpolish2nd_filt_p, whole genome shotgun sequence DNA encodes these proteins:
- the LOC103702721 gene encoding probable methyltransferase PMT28 isoform X1: MDEDMEDGVDVNTEDEKVDEERSGANGKKKKKKKKKKLGPLFDPGARYNWKLCGGRHGHNYIPCVYMEGGRRHHERSCPRIPLMCLVSLPQEYRPPLPWPERESKIFYKNVAHPKLSAFVKTRSWLNSSEDFLLFPREESEYKGGAQHYINSIQEMAPDIEWGKNIRVILDIGCTSASFGATLLEKDVITLSLGLMNDQIDLAQLALERGIPAVVGNVGSRRLPFPSGVFDAIHCGQCNVPWQSSGGRLLLEMNRILRPGGYHIISTKHGDIDSEKGMSTLMASICWNILAHKTDEVSEVGVRIYQRPASNDIYELRRTKEPPLCKEDDKMDAAWYTPIRSCLHKVPAAVEQLGTGWPEEWPKRLETVPEWLRDSRVKLTADHEHWKAIIKKSYLNGIGIDWSNIRNIMDMKAIYGGFAAALSSQKVWVMNVVPVHSPNTLPIIYERGLLGIYHDWCEPFSTYPRSYDLLHADHLFSRLKNRCKQPVVVVVEMDRILRPGGWAVIRDKLEILNTLETILKSLHWEIRMTYGKDKEGIISAQKTTWRPQSSY; this comes from the exons ATGGATGAGGACATGGAGGACGGGGTTGATGTGAATACGGAGGATGAGAAAGTGGATGAGGAGAGGAGTGGGGcgaatggaaagaagaagaagaagaagaagaagaaaaagttgGGACCTTTATTCGATCCAGGGGCTCGGTATAATTGGAAGCTTTGTGGTGGCAGGCATGGGCATAACTATATCCCTTGTGTTTATATGGAAGGTGGTCGTCGGCACCATGAGAGGAGTTGCCCGCGGATACCGTTGATGTGCTTGGTTTCTCTTCCTCAGGAGTATAGACCTCCACTGCCTTGGCCGGAAAGAGAATCCAAG attttttataaaaatgtgGCTCACCCAAAGCTCTCTGCATTCGTTAAAACTCGAAGTTGGTTAAATTCGTCTGAGGATTTTCTATTATTTCCTCGGGAGGAATCCGAGTACAAGGGCGGAGCTCAGCACTATATCAACTCGATTCAAGAG ATGGCACCAGACATTGAATGGGGGAAGAATATTCGCGTAATATTGGACATTGGATGTACAAGTGCTAGTTTTGGAGCCACTCTTCTTGAGAAAGACGTGATAACTTTATCTTTGGGATTGATGAATGATCAAATAGATCTAGCGCAGCTAGCCCTTGAGCGTGGTATCCCTGCAGTAGTGGGAAATGTGGGATCAAGAAGGCTTCCTTTTCCAAGTGGTGTTTTTGATGCTATTCACTGTGGCCAATGCAATGTACCATGGCAGTCTAGTG gtgggaggctcctcTTAGAGATGAACAGGATTCTACGTCCCGGAGGATACCACATTATATCAACTAAACATGGAGATATTGATAGTGAAAAAG GGATGTCCACTTTGATGGCATCAATCTGCTGGAATATTCTGGCACATAAAACTGATGAGGTCAGTGAAGTGGGTGTTAGAATATATCAGAGACCAGCATCAAATGATATATACGAGTTACGACGGACTAAAGAACCTCCTTTGTGCAAGGAAGACGACAAAATGGATGCTGCTTG gtATACTCCCATAAGATCGTGCTTACATAAAGTTCCAGCTGCTGTAGAGCAACTTGGAACTGGTTGGCCTGAGGAATGGCCCAAGAGGCTTGAAACTGTTCCTGAATGGCTGCGTGATTCACGAGTAAAGTTAACTGCAGATCATGAGCACTGGAAGGCTATCATTAAAAAATCCTATCTTAATGGGATAGGCATTGATTGGtcaaatattagaaatattatGGATATGAAAGCCATTTATGGAGG ATTTGCAGCAGCCTTATCATCACAAAAGGTTTGGGTTATGAATGTAGTTCCTGTGCATTCTCCAAACACTCTTCCTATCATTTATGAGCGTGGACTTCTTGGCATCTACCATGATTGGTGTGAACCATTCAGCACATATCCAAGGTCTTATGATCTTTTGCATGCTGATCATCTGTTTTCACGTCTTAAGAACAG GTGTAAGCAGCCAGTTGTTGTCGTGGTTGAGATGGATCGAATTCTAAGGCCAGGAGGTTGGGCTGTCATCCGCGATAAGTTGGAGATCTTGAATACATTAGAGACAATCCTGAAATCGCTGCACTGGGAAATAAGGATGACTTATGGCAAGGATAAGGAGGGTATTATCAGTGCACAGAAGACAACATGGAGGCCACAAAGCAGCTATTGA
- the LOC103702721 gene encoding probable methyltransferase PMT28 isoform X2: protein MDEDMEDGVDVNTEDEKVDEERSGANGKKKKKKKKKKLGPLFDPGARYNWKLCGGRHGHNYIPCVYMEGGRRHHERSCPRIPLMCLVSLPQEYRPPLPWPERESKIFYKNVAHPKLSAFVKTRSWLNSSEDFLLFPREESEYKGGAQHYINSIQEMAPDIEWGKNIRVILDIGCTSASFGATLLEKDVITLSLGLMNDQIDLAQLALERGIPAVVGNVGSRRLPFPSGVFDAIHCGQCNVPWQSSGGRLLLEMNRILRPGGYHIISTKHGDIDSEKGMSTLMASICWNILAHKTDEVSEVGVRIYQRPASNDIYELRRTKEPPLCKEDDKMDAAWYTPIRSCLHKVPAAVEQLGTGWPEEWPKRLETVPEWLRDSRVKLTADHEHWKAIIKKSYLNGIGIDWSNIRNIMDMKAIYGGFAAALSSQKVWVMNVVPVHSPNTLPIIYERGLLGIYHDWCEPFSTYPRSYDLLHADHLFSRLKNRYAILGVSSQLLSWLRWIEF, encoded by the exons ATGGATGAGGACATGGAGGACGGGGTTGATGTGAATACGGAGGATGAGAAAGTGGATGAGGAGAGGAGTGGGGcgaatggaaagaagaagaagaagaagaagaagaaaaagttgGGACCTTTATTCGATCCAGGGGCTCGGTATAATTGGAAGCTTTGTGGTGGCAGGCATGGGCATAACTATATCCCTTGTGTTTATATGGAAGGTGGTCGTCGGCACCATGAGAGGAGTTGCCCGCGGATACCGTTGATGTGCTTGGTTTCTCTTCCTCAGGAGTATAGACCTCCACTGCCTTGGCCGGAAAGAGAATCCAAG attttttataaaaatgtgGCTCACCCAAAGCTCTCTGCATTCGTTAAAACTCGAAGTTGGTTAAATTCGTCTGAGGATTTTCTATTATTTCCTCGGGAGGAATCCGAGTACAAGGGCGGAGCTCAGCACTATATCAACTCGATTCAAGAG ATGGCACCAGACATTGAATGGGGGAAGAATATTCGCGTAATATTGGACATTGGATGTACAAGTGCTAGTTTTGGAGCCACTCTTCTTGAGAAAGACGTGATAACTTTATCTTTGGGATTGATGAATGATCAAATAGATCTAGCGCAGCTAGCCCTTGAGCGTGGTATCCCTGCAGTAGTGGGAAATGTGGGATCAAGAAGGCTTCCTTTTCCAAGTGGTGTTTTTGATGCTATTCACTGTGGCCAATGCAATGTACCATGGCAGTCTAGTG gtgggaggctcctcTTAGAGATGAACAGGATTCTACGTCCCGGAGGATACCACATTATATCAACTAAACATGGAGATATTGATAGTGAAAAAG GGATGTCCACTTTGATGGCATCAATCTGCTGGAATATTCTGGCACATAAAACTGATGAGGTCAGTGAAGTGGGTGTTAGAATATATCAGAGACCAGCATCAAATGATATATACGAGTTACGACGGACTAAAGAACCTCCTTTGTGCAAGGAAGACGACAAAATGGATGCTGCTTG gtATACTCCCATAAGATCGTGCTTACATAAAGTTCCAGCTGCTGTAGAGCAACTTGGAACTGGTTGGCCTGAGGAATGGCCCAAGAGGCTTGAAACTGTTCCTGAATGGCTGCGTGATTCACGAGTAAAGTTAACTGCAGATCATGAGCACTGGAAGGCTATCATTAAAAAATCCTATCTTAATGGGATAGGCATTGATTGGtcaaatattagaaatattatGGATATGAAAGCCATTTATGGAGG ATTTGCAGCAGCCTTATCATCACAAAAGGTTTGGGTTATGAATGTAGTTCCTGTGCATTCTCCAAACACTCTTCCTATCATTTATGAGCGTGGACTTCTTGGCATCTACCATGATTGGTGTGAACCATTCAGCACATATCCAAGGTCTTATGATCTTTTGCATGCTGATCATCTGTTTTCACGTCTTAAGAACAGGTATGCAATCTTAG GTGTAAGCAGCCAGTTGTTGTCGTGGTTGAGATGGATCGAATTCTAA
- the LOC120104092 gene encoding uncharacterized protein LOC120104092 yields MAGVRLGRSTKRAPLAFCAKVTLVILLGIACSVIWSTFSSSSSSSSAAVSSQMSSFDDIFDPEASPAATKEEEEMEGSKKGIPSSPPKDGSENGSPEKEMKEGGIEEKAAAGAKKKKKNETIDAEGQQEKEREGERRRWRRRDWRRRWKGRE; encoded by the coding sequence ATGGCCGGGGTTCGGCTGGGGCGGAGCACCAAGCGCGCCCCTCTGGCGTTCTGCGCCAAGGTGACGCTGGTGATACTTCTAGGGATCGCTTGCAGCGTTATCTGGTccactttctcctcctcctcctcctcctcctccgcagcCGTCTCCTCCCAGATGAGCAGCTTTGATGACATCTTCGACCCTGAGGCCTCGCCGGCGGCgacgaaggaggaggaggagatggagggGAGCAAGAAGGGGATTCCGAGCTCGCCGCCGAAAGATGGGAGTGAGAATGGATCGCCGGAGAAGGAGATGAAAGAAGGGGGGATCGAGGAGAAGGCGGCGGCGGgggcgaagaagaagaagaagaacgagACGATAGACGCGGAAGGGCagcaggagaaggagagggagggggagaggagaAGGTGGAGGCGGAGGGATTGGAGGAGGCGGTGGAAGGGAAGGGAGTGA
- the LOC103702722 gene encoding NADH-ubiquinone oxidoreductase subunit 8, with translation MAGILARQTLQALRARQSVQPGQSALVLQNHWQAFSSQPSSRRFKEDEEREQLAKEIAKDWNAVFEQSINTLFLTEMVRGLMLTLKYFFEKKVTINYPFEKGPLSPRFRGEHALRRYPTGEERCIACKLCEAICPAQAITIEAEEREDGSRRTTRYDIDMTKCIYCGFCQEACPVDAIVEGPNFEFATETHEELLYDKEKLLENGDRWETEIAENLKSESLYR, from the exons ATGGCAGGAATCTTAGCTCGGCAAACCCTCCAAGCTCTTCGGGCCAGGCAATCG GTTCAACCAGGACAATCTGCATTGGTTTTACAGAACCATTGGCAAGCATTCAGCTCACAACCATCATCTAGGAGATTTAAAG AGGATGAGGAGAGGGAGCAACTTGCCAAGGAGATTGCAAAGGACTGGAATGCAG TTTTTGAGCAAAGTATAAATACATTATTTCTGACTGAAATGGTGCGTGGCTTGATGCTGACactgaaatatttctttgaGAAGAAAGTAACT ATAAATTATCCCTTTGAGAAGGGGCCTTTGAGCCCCCGTTTTCGTGGAGAGCATGCTCTCCGGCGTTATCCAACTGGAGAGGAGCGGTGCATTGCTTGTAAGCTTTGTGAAGCT ATATGCCCAGCGCAAGCAATCACAATTGAAGCAGAGGAACGAGAAGATGGCAGCCGTCGTACTACGAG GTATGATATTGACATGACAAAATGCATCTACTGTGGGTTCTGCCAAGAGGCTTGCCCTGTAGATGCAATCGTTGAAGGTCCAAACTTTGAATTTGCTACTGAAACTCATGAG GAGTTGCTGTATGACAAGGAGAAACTGCTGGAAAATGGAGACCGATGGGAAACAGAGATTGCTGAGAATCTCAAATCTGAGAGCCTTTATCGctga
- the LOC103702723 gene encoding protein N-lysine methyltransferase METTL21A, whose amino-acid sequence MADEDEDSDIALLLLSTLHDDGDEAGEEATQDDAAAQWTANQQHYLLRSVGDTIVIRQLPSRGLSFQLWPAASSLVSLLDRNPSALLLPTPPSPSPLRILELGCGTGLVGIAAAAILGAHVTLTDLPHVLPNVRFNADSNAPALAPRGGSLDVRPLSWGDRHAGGSLDGSVFDVVMASDVVYHEHLLDPLVQTLEVFVRGEVAFLMAHLRRWKKRDSVFFRKARKLFDVAVLHTDPPLPGCRNGVTIYRFTAKKRAPIALTET is encoded by the coding sequence atGGCAGACGAAGACGAGGACAGCGACATTGCCCTGCTACTGCTCTCTACGCTTCATGACGACGGAGACGAAGCCGGAGAAGAGGCCACACAGGATGATGCCGCCGCCCAATGGACGGCCAATCAGCAGCACTACCTCCTCAGATCCGTCGGCGATACGATCGTAATAAGGCAGCTCCCCTCCCGAGGCCTCTCCTTCCAGCTCTGGCCCGCCGCCTCCTCCCTCGTTTCCCTCCTCGACCGCAACCCCTCCGCGCTCCTCCTCCCCACTCCCCCCTCCCCCAGCCCTCTCCGCATCCTCGAGCTCGGCTGCGGCACCGGCCTCGTCGgcatcgccgccgccgccatccTCGGCGCCCACGTCACCCTCACCGACCTCCCCCACGTCCTCCCCAACGTTCGGTTCAACGCGGACTCGAACGCCCCCGCCCTCGCCCCCCGCGGCGGCTCCCTCGACGTCCGCCCGCTCAGCTGGGGCGACCGCCACGCCGGCGGCTCCCTCGACGGGTCGGTGTTCGACGTGGTCATGGCGTCCGACGTCGTCTACCACGAGCACCTCTTGGATCCACTGGTGCAGACTCTTGAGGTGTTCGTGAGAGGTGAGGTGGCATTCTTGATGGCCCATCTGAGGCGGTGGAAGAAGCGCGACTCCGTATTCTTCCGCAAGGCCAGGAAGCTGTTCGACGTCGCCGTGCTCCACACCGACCCTCCGCTGCCTGGCTGCCGGAATGGGGTCACCATCTATCGATTCACGGCTAAGAAACGGGCGCCAATAGCATTGACAGAGACTTGA
- the LOC103702724 gene encoding 50S ribosomal protein L27-like, which produces MSLSTIFRRVGLQDLVSNAPVYSGVSEASGGLTLIFRRWASKKTAGSTKNGRDSNPKYLGVKKFGGERVIPGNIIIRQRGTRFHPGNYVGMGKDHTLYALKEGNVRFERHKLSGRKWVHVDPKEGHVLHPIYADAATKPVSESQLC; this is translated from the exons ATGTCTCTCTCAACAATATTCAGACGAGTGGGTCTCCAAGATCTTGTTTCAAATGCTCCTGTCTACAGTGGTGTTAGTG AGGCATCTGGAGGACTGACCTTGATTTTCAGGCGATGGGCCTCAAAAAAAACTGCAGGATCCACGAAAAATGGTCGTGACTCAAACCCCAAATACCTAGGTGTGAAGAAATTTGGCGGAGAG AGAGTGATTCCTGGGAACATCATCATTCGCCAACGGGGTACTCGATTCCACCCTGGGAATTATGTTGGAATGGGCAAGGATCACACTTTATATGCCCTGAAAGAAGGGAATGTGCGGTTTGAACGCCACAAGCTGAGTGGCCGCAAGTGGGTTCATGTTGATCCCAAGGAGGGTCATGTTCTTCACCCCATCTATGCAGATGCTGCTACCAAACCTGTTTCTGAGAGCCAATTATGCTAG
- the LOC103705703 gene encoding probable LRR receptor-like serine/threonine-protein kinase At2g16250 — protein sequence MKSPPVMVILIFSLLFLLQLAGLASCQPLSSAVELAALYSLRSSLGLRARDWPRRGDPCSTWTGVHCRSGRVVVLDLSSLQRTRVARRNPRFAVDGLKNLTHLVSFNASGFLLPGPIPVWFGGLRRLTHLDLSSNSISGEIPPALGNLSNLKTLILAHNSLTGPIPPQLGHLSLLVSLDLSFNSLEDSLPTRLFSGASRLRSVALSHNNFSSELPASLWSLLPELELLDVSSNNLTGEFPSRVPGNANANASAGAGGRVFDLSNNLYYGSISSGFGYLFRRFQIVNLSDNYFQGTAPVGGRSTNVSFKLNCFQNASIQRITAECEKFYMHRGIAYDGGVAPNPASSPSVRKSRRRNWRYILAGVLGGLAFVLTLASALVLCLARRGSRRAEQRRDVPAGGVASEGVSEELPSPGVSVKLSAVGDAFTYEQLLRATSEFSPLNLVDHGRSGDLYFGVLEDGASVVVKRIHAQALMREAHVAELDLFAKLSHARLVPFLGHCLEKEDEKLLVYKHMANEDLSAALFRKPGKEEKGLQSLDWIKRLKIATGVAEALCFLHHECTPALVHRDIQASSILLDDKYEVHLGSLSDVCTQQGDGQQKAFTRIWRSSQRISEQGVSGSPSATSAYDVYCFGKVLMELVTGKLGISGCDSAAMNEWLNHTLSYIKFYEKELVTKIKDPTLVVDEDHLEEVWAMAILAKSCLNPKPSKRPIARYILKALENPVKVVRAESLSNSARLRTTSSRSSWHNALFGSWRNSSSDIAASMPGSTGRCQASGGDRSFSNHRTSREIFPEPSGLAEESDEERGRSSDPSNIG from the exons ATGAAGTCTCCTCCCGTGATGGTCATTCTCAtcttctcccttctcttcttgttgcaACTGGCTGGCTTGGCTTCGTGTCAGCCATTAAGTTCCGCCGTCGAGCTCGCCGCGCTTTATAGCTTACGCTCCTCGCTCGGCCTCCGCGCCCGGGACTGGCCGCGGCGGGGCGACCCCTGCTCCACGTGGACCGGAGTCCACTGCCGGTCCGGCCGGGTCGTGGTGCTCGACCTCTCCAGCCTCCAACGCACCCGGGTCGCCCGGCGGAACCCCCGGTTCGCTGTCGATGGCCTCAAGAACCTCACTCACCTCGTCTCTTTTAATGCCTCCGGCTTCCTACTCCCCGGCCCCATCCCCGTCTGGTTCGGCGGCCTTCGGCGCCTCACCCACCTCGACCTCTCCTCCAACTCAATCTCTGGTGAAATCCCCCCGGCTCTCGGGAATCTCTCGAATCTCAAAACCCTGATCCTCGCCCACAATAGCCTCACCGGACCGATTCCTCCGCAGCTCGGGCATCTCTCTCTCCTCGTCTCTCTCGATCTCAGCTTCAATTCCCTCGAAGACTCTTTGCCGACGAGGCTCTTCTCCGGCGCCTCTCGGCTCCGCTCGGTCGCGCTGAGTCACAACAACTTCTCCAGCGAGCTTCCGGCGTCCCTGTGGTCTCTCCTGCCGGAACTGGAGCTTCTCGATGTCTCCTCCAATAACCTCACCGGCGAATTTCCAAGTCGCGTGCCCGGCAATGCCAATGCCAATGCCAGTGCCGGTGCCGGTGGCAGAGTCTTCGACCTCTCGAACAATCTCTACTATGGATCAATCTCTTCTGGATTCGGATATCTTTTCCGAAGATTCCAAATTGTCAACCTCTCGGATAATTATTTCCAAGGAACAGCACCGGTCGGCGGCCGGAGCACGAACGTCTCTTTCAAATTAAACTGCTTCCAGAACGCCTCGATCCAGAGGATCACAGCCGAGTGTGAGAAGTTCTACATGCACAGAGGTATAGCTTATGATGGCGGCGTGGCCCCGAATCCGGCCTCATCTCCATCCGTCAGgaaaagcaggaggaggaactGGAGGTATATATTGGCAGGAGTACTTGGGGGGCTAGCATTTGTCCTCACTTTGGCTTCAGCACTCGTCCTATGCTTGGCGAGAAGAGGATCACGCCGTGCCGAACAGAGGAGGGACGTCCCTGCCGGTGGGGTCGCTTCTGAAGGGGTGTCCGAGGAGCTGCCTTCTCCCGGGGTCTCGGTTAAGCTGTCCGCTGTGGGGGATGCCTTCACATACGAGCAGTTGCTCCGGGCGACGTCGGAGTTTAGTCCCCTGAACCTGGTCGACCATGGGCGCTCCGGGGATCTGTACTTCGGCGTTTTGGAGGACGGGGCTTCTGTGGTGGTCAAGAGGATTCATGCGCAGGCTCTGATGCGGGAAGCACATGTTGCGGAGCTGGATTTGTTTGCGAAGCTTTCGCATGCGAGATTGGTCCCATTCCTTGGGCACTGCTTGGAGAAGGAGGACGAGAAGCTTTTGGTCTACAAGCATATGGCGAACGAGGATCTCTCTGCTGCTTTGTTTAGGAAACCTGGGAAGGAAGAAAAGGGGCTGCAGTcattggattggataaagaggTTGAAGATTGCGACAGGGGTGGCCGAGGCCCTGTGCTTTCTTCATCATGAGTGCACTCCGGCTCTGGTTCATAG AGATATTCAAGCAAGCAGCATCCTTCTAGATGACAAATATGAAGTGCATCTTGGAAGTTTAAGTGACGTATGCACTCAGCAAGGAGATGGCCAGCAGAAGGCCTTCACCAGGATCTGGAGATCATCACA GAGGATATCTGAACAAGGCGTTTCCG GCTCTCCTTCTGCAACAAGTGCCTATGATGTATACTGTTTCGGAAAGGTGCTTATGGAGTTGGTTACAGGCAAGCTTGGCATCAGTGGTTGCGATAGCGCCGCCATGAACGAGTGGCTCAATCACACACTGAGTTACATCAAATTTTATGAGAAGGAGCTGGTGACCAAGATCAAGGATCCCACCCTTGTTGTGGATGAAGACCACCTCGAGGAGGTGTGGGCAATGGCTATTTTGGCGAAGTCCTGCCTGAACCCGAAGCCCTCCAAGCGACCAATTGCGAGGTACATCCTGAAAGCTCTGGAGAATCCAGTAAAAGTCGTGAGGGCAGAGAGCCTCTCAAACTCTGCAAGACTTAGAACTACATCATCTCGAAGTTCATGGCACAATGCCTTGTTCGGAAGCTGGAGGAACAGCTCCTCAGACATTGCTGCGTCGATGCCGGGGTCCACAGGAAGGTGTCAAGCGAGCGGAGGAGACCGCTCGTTTTCAAACCATAGGACGTCGAGGGAGATCTTCCCCGAACCATCAGGGTTGGCAGAAGAGTCtgatgaagagagaggaaggtcgTCCGATCCATCAAATATTGGATAA